The window TGGCCCTTGGGGTTTCCATCATGGTACCTACGGAATACTCCACGGTATCCTTACGTTTTTTAAACACCTCCTCAGCGGTGGCGTCAATTATGGCTTTTTGTTGTTTGAACTCTTCCACAGTGCCTACCAGCGGAACCATAATTTCAGGTTTTACAATGATACCGTCTTTTTTCACTTTGAGCGCTGCTTCCAAGATGGCTTGGGTCTGCATTTCGGTGATTTCCGGATATGAAGTGCCCAATCGACAACCACGGTGTCCCATCATGGGGTTGAATTCTTCCAACTCGGCCACTTTGCTTTTTACGGCTGATAGCGAAATATGTAAATCTTCGGCCAATTCTTTTTGCGTAGCCAGTTGATGGGGTACAAACTCATGTAATGGGGGATCCAACAATCGAACGGTTACTGGATAGCCCTCCATGGCCCTAAAGATGCCTTCGAAGTCGCTGCGTTGCATGGGCAATAGTTCTTTTAAGGCCTGTCTGCGTCCTTTGACCGTGTCTGCCAAAATCATTTCGCGCATGGCCTTGATGCGGTCTACCTCAAAGAACATGTGCTCGGTACGGGTCAACCCAATACCTTTGGCACCGAAGTTCCTGGCAACCAAAGCATCTTTTGGAGTATCTGCATTGGTTCTAACGTCTAAAGTTGCGTAGGTATCGGATAGATTCATTAAGTCAGCGAACTCACCACTAAGTTCTGGTTCTTTGGTGGCTACTTTTCCCTCCAAAATATTACCTGTGGAACCATTGATGGAAATCCAATCTCCTTCGTGATATTCATGGTCTCCCACTTTTAGTGTTCTGTTCTTATAGTTGATTTTTAACGCTCCTGCTCCGGATACACAACATTTGCCCATTCCACGCGCAACAACGGCAGCGTGGGAGGTCATCCCACCGCGAGCGGTAACGATACCTTTGGCGATATGCATCCCTTCCACATCCTCTGGGGAGGTTTCGACCCGAACTAGAATACTGTTCTTGAACTTGGATGCTTCATCTGCAAAGAATACGATTTGACCCGTTGCAGCACCGGGAGAGGCGGGTAGCCCTTGTGCGATGACATCGGCCTCATTCAAAGCCTCAGGATCAAAGATTGGGTGTAGCAGTTCGTTGAGCTTATTGGGTTCAATGCGCTTGAGTGCTGTTTTTTCATCGATCAATCCCTCTTTGAGGAGATCCATGGCAATCTTTACCATGGCCGCCCCGGTTCGTTTACCGTTACGGGTCTGAAGAATCCAAAGTTTACCCTGCTGGATGGTAAATTCCATGTCCTGCATGTCTTGGTAATGGGTCTCCAATTTATTTTGATATTCGAAGAGTTCCTTGTAGATGTCAGGCATCAATTCTTCCAAGGAGGGATATTTTTCCTTGCGTTCCTCTTCTTCAATTTGGGCAAGTCTCGCCCAGCGTTGGGAACCAAGCAGGGTAATTTGCTGCGGTGTACGTACTCCGGCCACCACGTCTTCGCCTTGGGCATTGATCAAGTATTCGCCGTTGAACATATTTTCACCGGTTCCGGCATCCCTGGTAAAGCAAACCCCTGTTCCGGAATCTTCGCCCATATTACCAAATACCATGGCCTGTACGTTTACTGCGGTACCCCAATCTTCGGGATATCCGTTCATTTTACGGTAATAAATGGCTCGGTCACCGTTCCAGCTATCAAAAACAGCAAGAATGGCTCCCCAAAGCTGGTCCCATGGGTTGGTAGGGAAGGGTTTGCCAGTTCTTTTTTTGACGATGTCCTTAAAATCGTATACGAGATCTTGTAGGTCTTGTACGGTAAATTGGGTGTCCTGTTCGATTCTTCTCTTATCCTTTAGATGGTCGATAATCTCTTCAAAAGGATCCAAATCGTCCTTGGATTCTGGTTTAAGGCCCATGACCACACTGCTGTACATTTGGATGAATCGACGATAGGAGTCCCAGGCAAAACGCTCGTTGCCTGTCATTTTAATGACTCCTTTTATGGATTCATCGTTGAGTCCCAAGTTCAGCACGGTGTCCATCATGCCCGGCATGGAAACCCTAGCGCCAGAGCGTACCGAAATCAATAGTGGATTTTCATCATCTCCAAAAATGGCTCCCATAGTTTGCTCAATATTGGTAATGGCATCCCTTACCTCGGGTTCAATGCGCTTGATGACTGCTTCTTTTCCTTCCTCGTTGTATTGGGTGCATACTTCTGTGGTTATGGTAAAGCCAGGTGGCACGGGTATTCCTATTCGGCTCATTTCGGCAAGGTTGGCTCCCTTTCCTCCGAGCAGGTTCTTCATTTCGCGTCCACCATCGGCCTTTTTGTTGCCGAAGGAATAGACGCTGAGTTGATTTGCTGTGAGTGTTTCCATCTTTTTATCTATTAAGAGATTGATACATGCTAATTGTTCCTGTAAAATTACTGGCTAACCTATGCGCAGAATATGATATAAATCAGGATTTTGACCAAGAAGGGTTTGATAATGTGGTCTTTGAGTAGGTAAATTAAAAATGCGCCAAATTTTTGCGAAAATTTTATTCAAATGAGGTTGAAATACCATCAAAATATATTGGGAAACCAAAAAAAATAAAAAAATATGGGGTGTTTTTTCCTTTAAAATCAAGGCTTTAGGAAATAACTGACATATATCATCTTTTAAAAATATTTCGCAATAGATCTTTGTCCCATCAAAAACCAAAAACTATGCAATATCATATCACACATCGACCTTCGCTTTTAAAAGCAGTCATTTTTTGGCTATCGTTCGCCCTTGTTCCGATGGCACTTTTTGCACAAGATTTTACCCTCAATAATTCGGAAGGAGAAGTACTGGTTACAGGAACTTCCACCTTGCACGATTGGGAAGAAGTGGCAGAGCAAAAATCAGGTTCCATCAATTTGGACAAGACGGGAGAACTGCCCCAAATCACATCCTTAAAGTTTGTGGTGGAAGCGGAAAGCTTAAAAAGTGGTAAAGGAGCCATGGACAAAAACACCTATAAGGCCTTGGATACCAAAATGCACAAACAAATTGTGTTTGAGATGAAGAACGTGAAAAGCATTTCGCCCATCACAGCCACTTCCAACAAATACAAAGTAGTGGCAACAGGCAACCTGACCATTTCGGGAAGTACCAAGACCATTGACCTACCTTTTAACCTAAGTATCAACGGTGACAAGGTGGTCCTGGAAGGCAAAAAGGCCCTGAAAATGACCGATTACAATATTGAACCTCCCAAAGCTCTTTTGGGAACGATTACCACTGGAGATGACATCGAGGTTCACTTCAATACCGTTTGGAAATAATTTAATCTTAATACTCAACTAATAAATCTACAATCATGAAAAAATACACAAAATTTGGATTGTTGGCTGCTGCTTTCCTAGTTAGCCTATCGGGATTTTCCCAAAACCGTCAACTCGACAACTTCCGTAACCCGGACAAAACAGGCATCAATGTATTTGAGGCCCCTAAGGATTCCGTTTCCACTTTCGATGGGATTAAGGTACGTGTAGGAGGATCTTCTACATTGCAATTTCAGGCTATCGACCATGAAAACTCTGGAGCTGTGGAACTGATAGAGATCGGGAACAACTTTAACTTGGCAACGGCCAACTTGGATTTGGACGTGGCCTTGGCCAAAGGGGTGCGTATGCACTTAAGGACCTATTTGTCTTCCCGTCACCACCCAGAACCTTATGTAAAAGGCGGGTATTTTCAGGTAGATAATTTGGATTTCATCAGCCCTGGATTCTTGGAGAATGCCATGAAGTACCTCACCATTAAGGTGGGTCACATGGAAAACAACTATGGTGATGCCCATTTTAGAAGAACGGACAACGCCCAGGCCATGCACAACCCTTTTGTAGGAAACTTGATCATGGATGCCTTTACCACAGAGGTAGGTGGGGAAGTATACTTTAGAAAGAATGGTTTCATCGGGATGTTTGGGCTTTCCAATGGAAAATTGAACCAAGCTGTTACCAACCCAGAGACTACAGGAGCTTCCATTTTGGCCAAATTGGGTTACGATGGTCAAATCAATGAAGATTTGCGATTGAGACTTACAGGTTCCATGTACAGCACCAACAAATCAGGAAGGGTATACCTTTACAGTGCAGACCGTGCAGGATCAAGATATTACTTGGTGATGGAGGATACAGAGGCATCTGCCACCAGCAACTTTAGGTCAGGTAGGTACAACCCAGGATTCAATAATGAAATTACTGCCTTTATGATCAACCCATTTGTAAAATACAAAGGATTGGAATTCTTTGGTACCATTGAAACTGCTTCTGGTAAGACCAATGCAGAAACCGAGGATAGAAAGGCTACTCAGTTGGCCGGTGAATTGATCTACAGATTCGGAAACAATGAAAACTTCTATTTGGCTACCCGTTACAATACGGTAACTTCCGATGACCCTTCCGGTTCCGAAGTAACCATTGATAGATTCCAATTGGGCGGTGGCGTATTCTTGACCAAGAACATTTTGGCAAAAATAGAATACGTAAACCAACAGTATGATGGATTCGATACCACTAGTATCTTCAACGAAGGTCAGTTTAAAGGACTTTTGTTGGAAGCGGTGATCAGCTTCTAGAAATTATAAATGTTCAAAAAGACCTAGGGCAATAATGTCCTAGGTCTTGGCCATTAAAATTGTTATATTTAAGTATCATGATAACCTCTATTCCACAAATAACGAAAACACTTTTCATTGGCCTCGTGCTTGTGTCTTGGTTTTCCTTTAGCGACCCTGAACGGGAAACTAAGGTAAGGGTGGAGCCACAAAGCGAGGTAGTGATCGCTGGTACTACCAATGTCAATAACTTTACCTGCAAATACAATTTACAGGAATTGGAGGTACCCATTCGTTTGATCTACGACGAAAAATCCGAGCATATTCTTTTTAAGAATGCAGAGCTTAAATTGGTCAATGATTGTTTTGATTGCGGAGGAAAGGCCATCAACAGGGATTTTCAAGAGTTGCTCAAAACGGAGAAGCATCCGCAAGTCGGGCTAAGATTATTGTACGTAGACCCCCCATCAGTCAATCAAAATATGGTGAGTGTTGGCTTGGAGATCAAAATCGCCGGGGTTACCCGCAAGTACCAGACCCTATTGCATTGTGAGCAAGCCAAGGATATTTGCGTAAAGGGTACTTTAGACTTGAAATTGAGTGATTTTGAGTTGAAAGCTCCCAAAAAAATGCTGGGTATGATCAGGGTAGACGACGAAATCAAAGTGCATGTTACCCTTCAAATGAGCGAAATCTAAGCATTGTATGCTGTTAGAGTAAAGAAATCCGTTTTGATAAAATTATCTAACGGATTTTTTGTTTGAGCACATATTTCATAAAACCAATAATCAGTATCTTGTGTGCTACATAGATAACTGAAACTAAATTCAAACACTTCAAATGAAACGATTAGTATTGACAAAGGGTATACTTGCGTTGGCCTTTGTGCTATTGACAACCACTTTTTACGCTCAGGACAACTTTGGTGGACTTGCACTTTATACCGTTAGGGACAACATGGGAGAAGATGCTAAAGGCACTCTTCAAAAAGTTGCCGACGCGGGCTATGCTTACATAGAGGCCGCAGGCTACAATGAAGGAAAATTTTACGGAATGGAACCAGAGGAGTTCAAATCCTATCTGGAAAGTATTGGATTGACCCCGGTAAGCACACACATGGGAATGGTTACTTTGGACAATGCTGATCAATTGATCGCCGATACCAAAGCAGCTGGCTTCACCTATTTTACCATTCCGGTTCCACCGATGGGTATGTTCACTTTTGATCGTGAGAAGAGGACAATGGGGATGAAAGGTACCATGGAAGATTTTGCCAACGTACTGACAACCTTGGGGAAGAAATGTGAGGCGGCAGGATTAAAGCTATTGTACCACAACCATGATTTTGAATACAAGGATAATGAAGATGGCATAAAGCCTATTGACTATCTATTGGAAAACACAGACCCGGAATATGTCAATTTTCAGATGGACCTCTATTGGGTGACGAAAGCCGGTGCTGATCCAGTGGCCTATTTTGAGAAATATCCCGGCAGGTTCAAACTATGGCATGTTAAGGATATGGACGACGAAGGGCGATTCGCCCCTGTTGGTGAGGGAAACATTGATTTTGGTAGAATTTTGAACGAGAAAGAGGCTTCGGGAATGCAAATGTATTTTGTGGAGCAAGACAGGACTTGGGACAAGGAACCATTGGAAGTGATCAAAATCAGCCATAAAGCGTTGAAAGCGATAGGGTTTCAATAAAAACCAATGTAAGCGGTTATGATAGCATTGCAATAAAAGGGCAAGAAATCAAAAAAATATTTTTTACAACCGCTTACATTAGTATCTTTGCACCCGCAAAGTTTGGTCGCGTAGCTCAGCTGGATAGAGCATCTGCCTTCTAAGCAGACGGTCGAAGGTTCGAATCCTTCCGCGATCACTAGTATTCATAGGGCCTCAGAGAGTTTCTCTTTCTGAGGCCTATTTTTTTGCAAACAATTTGCAAACACCTCATTTTTTAACAGTATTTAACACGATAATAGCCTATTTGTCAAATCTTGAATCGATTTATCTTGATTTCACTTGGTTTAATATTTAGTTCTATCTCTTCTTCATTGAAATTGTCAAACTTTGTTTTTAAGGCGTTTTTTAATTCGATTAAATACATTCAAACATATTGAGGCCAAAATCATGGGCAGAATAACACAAATAGCTGTTTGTAGCTCTAGATTATCTTTTCTGAATTGTGGTGAGGTATAATATTCCCAGATATACGAAAACAACTTTATAAAAAGTATTATCAATCCAAGAAACAATATAATCCCAAGAATAATAAGAACCCCATTGCCAAACATCGAAAATTCGTCTTTTAGGTTTTTTATAATCTTTGATTTACTTGGTTTTTCGTACATTTTCAGGAATATTTAAACATGAAAATAAAGAGTATAACATTCTCTCCACAGGAACCAAAGTTAAAAATCATCAAGAATGTATTTGTTTATATTTCTGAAAAGCATGAACAAATCATAGTCACCCCATTTTATAAAGAACCTAATCAAGGATACAGATACTCCCAAGAAGAGTGTGAAGTATTAAAAATTGATTCTTCTTATGACTTGATTGGAGAAGCGATAAAACGAAACATCCAGAAATTTGATATAAAAGAATATGATGCAAAGCGATCTAGTAAAAAGGACGGTTACACGGCTTTTCATGTGAGTAAAGAAAAATCAATGAGGGGTTTTGAAAAAAACTATACACTTATTGATGTAAGCGGATTAACGGATAGGAACAATACTTTCAGAATTCAAACTAGACTTGGGTTTATCAATAGACTTGAAATTACATCTACAATTTCGGCACATTGTGATAATGCAGAATTAGGGAAATTGGTCATGAAAATGTTTAATTCTGAAATCGTTGAAAGGAAATAATGAATGAGGTATTTCCTTGGATAGTTTTAAAGGATGAATTCTTTTTCAATGGGACCATTGAGCAATTAGAAGAAAAATTAAGGTTTCAGAATAACCAAAAATTTAGAGTTGAATGGATAGACTATCAATCATTTAAATTTTTATCCAACTTTTCGGTGGGAACAATAATGGTAAAATTTAATCCAGGGTTTGCAGATGGAATAAAAGGCTATGCCAATTTAATTGAAACGGAGTCAGGCAAGACAAAAGTTTCACTTAGAACCAAAATCCGAATTGAATTATACTTTTTCCTAGCAGTTATGGTAATTGCAATTATTGCAGCGTTAGCATCAGAAGAAGTTTTTCTAACTTGGGCGCTATGGCTTACACCTTTTGGTTTATTATGGTTTTGGTTTGTGTATCGAATACAAGAAAGAATCCTTTTCAATAAGTTGAAAAGCTACTTAAGTTAGTTAAAGAAAGACTTAAAATTAAACTTTGAGCATTACACTAATCAAAACAGATTATACTATTTCAGCCCTACATAAACTTGTATCAGGCGGAAAATATAAAGGCTTTGTCAATATGAAGGAATTCGAATTGGTAAGGCTAAAATCTCATAAGTTTTACAGAGTTAAGGGAAAATTGAACGAAAAGAATGAATTCGTTGTTGAAACAGACTTTATAAAATCTTTGAAAATTTTGGTCAAGACCTTTAATATTTTTGGGGTTTTGACTTCTTTGATTTTAGCGTTTGTAATTTCCAACTGGACACTTGTGATATTATACTTTGTTTTGAGGCTGTTTATGGAATTATATACAAGGTATCATGAAGAAAGGGAGATACGTTTGTTTTCTGAAGCCTATTATGGGCTAATTCGAGAAGTACAGCATAACTATTAGAATAATGGAAGGATTGATTAATGTAAAAGGCTATTCTGAGAAGAATCTAAAGTTGGCTATCAGACAATGGATTGATTTGTATTTCGAAAGTTTAGATAGCAAATTGACCATTAATCTGTTCCAAGTTGAAGACTCAATCCAGATAGAAGTTAATAACCTCTCTAACCAATTGTTCTTTTTCTTAATTAACTATTTAAAGTACCCTGAAGATATAAAGGGGGCCATAGAAATATTGGGATATACAGGAGGTGATGAGAGTAGTAATTTTAAAGGTCAGGACATATTGATTTATATTCCTTCTGATGATACTGAATATGATAACGTTTATGTGGTTACAGAAAATAATATTCATTTCAAGATTGACTTTGGTGGTGGAATAAAAAAAGTTAATTCCAGCATTCCAGAATTTTTTAAGTTAACACCAGTAAGCACATCACCGATAGATTCTATTATAGTTTCTAAAAAAGCGAGTGTCTATTTTGATAAGAAGCAATTCTTTAAAACCATTGAAGGAAGGTTTACCATAATATCTTTGGTACTCTTCATACTATTAATATTTCATTTTCTGTATATCAATGGAGATAGAGACATGCTTGAAAAAGAAAGAGCAACTTGGTTTTTATATGCCGGAGTTTCTATTTGGTTTTTTATTGATAATGAAATGCTTAAAAAAGATATTCTGTATCTAGGTTGTTTTGCAATAGCAATTGTATTGATGGTTTATGGGGGGGATTTTGTAAATAATTTTCCAAAAACATTAACTGAAAAGTTAGGGCCAT is drawn from Flagellimonas sp. MMG031 and contains these coding sequences:
- a CDS encoding YceI family protein → MITSIPQITKTLFIGLVLVSWFSFSDPERETKVRVEPQSEVVIAGTTNVNNFTCKYNLQELEVPIRLIYDEKSEHILFKNAELKLVNDCFDCGGKAINRDFQELLKTEKHPQVGLRLLYVDPPSVNQNMVSVGLEIKIAGVTRKYQTLLHCEQAKDICVKGTLDLKLSDFELKAPKKMLGMIRVDDEIKVHVTLQMSEI
- a CDS encoding sugar phosphate isomerase/epimerase; amino-acid sequence: MKRLVLTKGILALAFVLLTTTFYAQDNFGGLALYTVRDNMGEDAKGTLQKVADAGYAYIEAAGYNEGKFYGMEPEEFKSYLESIGLTPVSTHMGMVTLDNADQLIADTKAAGFTYFTIPVPPMGMFTFDREKRTMGMKGTMEDFANVLTTLGKKCEAAGLKLLYHNHDFEYKDNEDGIKPIDYLLENTDPEYVNFQMDLYWVTKAGADPVAYFEKYPGRFKLWHVKDMDDEGRFAPVGEGNIDFGRILNEKEASGMQMYFVEQDRTWDKEPLEVIKISHKALKAIGFQ
- a CDS encoding YceI family protein encodes the protein MQYHITHRPSLLKAVIFWLSFALVPMALFAQDFTLNNSEGEVLVTGTSTLHDWEEVAEQKSGSINLDKTGELPQITSLKFVVEAESLKSGKGAMDKNTYKALDTKMHKQIVFEMKNVKSISPITATSNKYKVVATGNLTISGSTKTIDLPFNLSINGDKVVLEGKKALKMTDYNIEPPKALLGTITTGDDIEVHFNTVWK
- the ppdK gene encoding pyruvate, phosphate dikinase, with product METLTANQLSVYSFGNKKADGGREMKNLLGGKGANLAEMSRIGIPVPPGFTITTEVCTQYNEEGKEAVIKRIEPEVRDAITNIEQTMGAIFGDDENPLLISVRSGARVSMPGMMDTVLNLGLNDESIKGVIKMTGNERFAWDSYRRFIQMYSSVVMGLKPESKDDLDPFEEIIDHLKDKRRIEQDTQFTVQDLQDLVYDFKDIVKKRTGKPFPTNPWDQLWGAILAVFDSWNGDRAIYYRKMNGYPEDWGTAVNVQAMVFGNMGEDSGTGVCFTRDAGTGENMFNGEYLINAQGEDVVAGVRTPQQITLLGSQRWARLAQIEEEERKEKYPSLEELMPDIYKELFEYQNKLETHYQDMQDMEFTIQQGKLWILQTRNGKRTGAAMVKIAMDLLKEGLIDEKTALKRIEPNKLNELLHPIFDPEALNEADVIAQGLPASPGAATGQIVFFADEASKFKNSILVRVETSPEDVEGMHIAKGIVTARGGMTSHAAVVARGMGKCCVSGAGALKINYKNRTLKVGDHEYHEGDWISINGSTGNILEGKVATKEPELSGEFADLMNLSDTYATLDVRTNADTPKDALVARNFGAKGIGLTRTEHMFFEVDRIKAMREMILADTVKGRRQALKELLPMQRSDFEGIFRAMEGYPVTVRLLDPPLHEFVPHQLATQKELAEDLHISLSAVKSKVAELEEFNPMMGHRGCRLGTSYPEITEMQTQAILEAALKVKKDGIIVKPEIMVPLVGTVEEFKQQKAIIDATAEEVFKKRKDTVEYSVGTMMETPRATLIADKIAEDADFFSFGTNDLTQMTFGYSRDDSGKFLPTYLEKGILKHDPFEVLDQEGVGQLVEMGTQLGRKTKSNLKVGICGEHGGEPSSVAFCQKVGMNYVSCSPFRVPIARVAAAQAALM